The window AATTCTTTTTCCGAAAATAAAAGAGAAGGCGTGGAAATCAACTCCTACGGCGGAGCCGGAAGAATAGACCTCCACGATTCAAGCATTCACGGAAACGACCGCTGGGGAATTGCCCGGGTTCAAAGAAATCATTTTAATTCAAGCGTGTGGAATGGAGTTACTATTCGCCCGGACAACCGAATCTATGATAATAAATTCGGCACTGTTTCAAATATTATTATAATCAGATAAATCAAATCCGATGCGCATCGCTTTTATTGGTCAAAAAGGAATACCGGCTGTTTCCGGAGGAGTTGAGAAGCGAGTAGAAGAACTTTCTTCAAGAATGGCTGAAATGGGCCATGAGGTTTTTGTGTATGCGCGCAATAATTACACTGACCGAAATTTAAAGGAGTACCGGGGAGTAAAAATTATTCATCTTCCTAATATCCCCACAAAACACTTGGATGCCATCAGTCATACATTTTTGGCTACCATGCATGCTCTTTTTCAGGGTTACGACGTGATAAATTATCAGGCTCCGGGTCCTTCCACATTATCTTGGATAATAAAAATATTTAACCGGAAGACCGCATTAGTAGGAACTTTTAATTCGCGTGACTGTTTTCATCAAAAATGGGACTGGCTGGCAAGGACTTATCTTCGTTTTGGCGAATACATAATCTGCACTATTCCTCACAAAACAATCGTGGTGAGCAAGTCCCTATACGATTGGGCGCGGAAAAAATATGGGACCTATGGGGCTATTATTCCCAATGGAGCGGAGATTGCTCATAATCCTGAAACTAATCTGCTTTCCCAATGGGGATTGAAAGAAAAACGCTATATTCTCTATGTCGGGCGACTGATAAAGCATAAGGGAATTCACTACCTCATTGAGGCCTTCAAGCGGCTGGAAGACACAAACAAACTTCCCAATAATTTCAAGCTGGTTATTGCGGGAGACGGATTTCACACCGACGAGTATGTCAAATATCTTCGCCTGATCAGTGAGAAAAGGGGAAACATTATATTTACCGGCGCTCAATCAGGAAAGGCGCTCTCACAGCTTTTTTCCCATACCTATCTCTTTGTCCAGCCGTCAGAATCAGAAGGACTTTCCATCGCGCTTTTGGAAGCTATGGGTTACGGCATCGCGCCTTTAGTAAGTAACATTAAGGAAAACAAGGAAGCGGTCGGGAATGCCGGCTTTACCTTTATTGTAAAAGACATTGAAGATCTTAAAGAAAAACTGGCTTATTTGCTTAATAAACCAGCTGAAACGGAACGTATAGGGGCACTGGCTAGGGAGCGGGTGAGGCGCGAATTCAGTTGGGACTCCGCCGCTGGAAAGACCTTGCGGGCTTATCAGGATGTTATTAATTCTTTAGCGAGAAAGTAAAAGCATAAATTATGAACGGCAACCAAGAAAAGTTTAAATCTATCAATATCCGATTTTCTTTTTCTTTTTTTGTCCTGGCGCTCATTTTGGGAGTTACTTTTTTCCTTTTGCTGACTGGTGAATTTCGGTATTACCGCTCGCAGGTCTCTGTACTTTTTATTCCCAAAAGCGAAAAGGCGGCTTTTCATACTCCCTACATTTTGGCAAACTTAGTCAAAATTCCCCGCACTTTGGCTTTTTATGATCGCCTCCTGAAAGATAATCCGGAATTAACCGACCAATTTTCTGGCCGCTCAAAAGACGAGCGGAAGAAATTGTGGAATAAAACTTTAGGCATAAAACAGGAAAACAAAAGCACATTTATCAATATTGAAATTATGGAAAAAGACCGGACGCAATCAGTTCAACTTGCTGAGCAAGCCACTCGCACCCTCATCGACACCGCCAGCCGGTATTATAATATTAAAACAGACATTGATTTGCGAATTGTGGAAGGTCCAATTACTACTCCGATTTTAAAGTACTGGTATTGGCTGATTCTTTTAAGCGCGGCCCTGGGGCTGTTGAGCTCGTTCTTACTAAATGTTATTTTTTCGGCCTTTATTAATCTTGCCAGAGTTAAAAAAGATATTTTTAAATTGCCGAGATTTGAAAGAAAAGAGGAGAATAAAATTGCCGCAATGGAAGAAGAACTGGTAATCCCTGGCTTTCCTGCCGGAAAAGAAGAATCAACAGCTAGAAAATCTAAAGCGCCGGAAAATCTTCCGGTGGCGGATGAGATCATCTCTCCTCCTCAAGAGGAATTGTACGATATCCCTCCTGCCTTAAATGGCGAAGCGGCTGAAATCTTAGAAGAAGAACCGAAAGAAATTACCGAACCGACTGAAGAGGAATTAAAAAAGCGGCTGAATCAGCTTTTGAGAGGAGAACTGTAAAATAAATTAAAAATGTAAAAATCAAAGTGTAAAATGGCAAATCAAAATTCAAAAAAACGACATAATTTTTCATTTTGATTTTTGATATTTGATATTTGCATTTCAACATTATGTATAAAAAACGTTCAATTAAATTCTGGCTTATATTCTGGGTAGCGGCGATACTGTTTCTTATTGGCTGGTTTTTCTTTTGGCAGACGCGCTTCGGAGGAACGGAAAAAATTGGCGCCGTCTTGGATTATTTGCCGGTAGGGAAAGAACAATTGGGCGATTACAAAACATTAATAACACTGGCGGATTACTTTACTAAAAAGGACAGTACAGAAAAAACCTTTTTAGTCCTATTTCAAAACAACCTTGAAATCCGGCCGGGTGGAGGATATATAGGATCATTCGGAATTTTGAAAGTAAAAAATGGCCAAATTCAGGAAATTCAGACCCATGACCTTTCCAATTTTGATGCAAGAATTCCTGATACCTTTGAACCTCCTTACCCAATGAAAGAAACGCTTCGAATTTCTTCCTGGAAACTCCGCGATTCTAATTTTTCCCCGGATTTTCCGACTAACGCCAAAAAGGCCGAGGAATTTTACCACCTTGGCAAAGGGGAGGAGCAATTTGACGCGGTTATCGCCATAACTTCCAACGTTTTAACATCTGTTTTGAAAGTTACCGGACCTGTTCAGATCGAGGACTACCCGGGAACTTACGACAGTGAAAATGCGGTCATCTCTCTTGAATATCAGGTGGAGAAAGGTTACGCCCAGCAGGGAATCGAAAAGGGGGAAAGAAAATCAGTAATGAATTTGCTGGCGGCTGAAATTTCCAAAAGAGTTTCTGGATTCAACAGCACCCAAAAATTGGAACTAGCAAAAATTATTCTTGAGGACTTAAAGAAAAAAGATATTCAGCTTTATTTTAAAAATTCCGATCTTCAAAAATCGGCTGAAGAGACAAATTGGGCAGGTGCAGTGGATCAAAATTGGAGCAAGGATTATCTGATGACGGTAGATGCCAATCTAGGAGCATATAAAAGTGATTATTATGTCAAGCGATTAGTTGACTATTCTATTGATCTGACCCAAGAAAAGCCGGTTGCCCATCTCAGGATAACTTACAACCATACTGCCAAACAAAAGGATTTTATGACTAGGGATTATTTAACATACTTGCGGGTTTACGTGCCGGACGGAAGCTGGCTGACAAATTGGCAGGGGGCCGATTCGGACCCAAAATTCGGAACGGAATTCGGCAAAAAGTTTTTCGGCGCCATCGTCAAAGTTCCGCTGGGACAGAGCAAAACAGTGGAGTTAACCTATACACTGCCGGAAAATGTCAAAAACGAGTATGATCTGAAAATCCAAAAACAGGCAGGGATTAACGATGTACCAATTCAACTTCACATTACTGATTCAAGTGGTATAAAAAATGATTATTCTTTCACAATAAATTCAGACATTGTTTTAAATAATCAAAAATAAAAAAGAATATGGTACTATGATATAATGTAATATCGTAGTAAAAGCAAACTTGATGAGGAGGAAAAAATGGGGTACCTTAAAAATTTGGAAGAAAGATGGAAAGTGACGAAAAAGGAAAAAGCGGAGCTGTATAGATTGGAACAGGATACTTATTCCGATCCTTATGTTAATACTTTTGATAAGGTATATGAAGCAGAAAGGAAAATAAGAGAAATAAGGAATTCTATAAGAAAAAGAAGGTTAGTCGCTATTTTCGGTAAATAAAAGAAAAGGAAGAGAAAAATAGGAGTTAGAAAAAAGAAAAGAAGTAGAAAAACATATCCAAAAAAAAGGGGGGAGAAATGATTGACTTAGATGTATTAATAATAGCAGGTTTTTTGCTTATACTTGGCATAACTGTTCTTTCTGAAAATATATTGAAAAGAAAAAACAGAAAAAACTAGATTTAATCTGTTAAAAGGCGAGTAAGCTTAAGTAGACAAACTCGCCTTTTTATTTTGCCTAAAATGTACTATGATTAAAATGCATCTATGAAACTACTTATCACCGGCGGAGCCGGATTCATTGGCTCCAATTTCATCCGCCACCTCCTCAATAAATATCCGGACTACCAGGTGGTAAATCTGGACCTTTTGACCTACGCCGGAAATTTGGAAAATCTTCGCGACGTGGAAAATGATCCCCGTTACGGCTTTGTTAAGGGCGATATCACTGATGAACAACTGGTCAATAAGTTGGTAAAAGATGCGGATGTTATTGTTAATTTCGCCGCTGAAACCCACGTTGATCGATCCATCCTAGATCCGCAAAACTTCATTCGCTCTAATATCG of the Candidatus Moraniibacteriota bacterium genome contains:
- a CDS encoding glycosyltransferase family 4 protein produces the protein MRIAFIGQKGIPAVSGGVEKRVEELSSRMAEMGHEVFVYARNNYTDRNLKEYRGVKIIHLPNIPTKHLDAISHTFLATMHALFQGYDVINYQAPGPSTLSWIIKIFNRKTALVGTFNSRDCFHQKWDWLARTYLRFGEYIICTIPHKTIVVSKSLYDWARKKYGTYGAIIPNGAEIAHNPETNLLSQWGLKEKRYILYVGRLIKHKGIHYLIEAFKRLEDTNKLPNNFKLVIAGDGFHTDEYVKYLRLISEKRGNIIFTGAQSGKALSQLFSHTYLFVQPSESEGLSIALLEAMGYGIAPLVSNIKENKEAVGNAGFTFIVKDIEDLKEKLAYLLNKPAETERIGALARERVRREFSWDSAAGKTLRAYQDVINSLARK
- a CDS encoding DUF4012 domain-containing protein; translation: MYKKRSIKFWLIFWVAAILFLIGWFFFWQTRFGGTEKIGAVLDYLPVGKEQLGDYKTLITLADYFTKKDSTEKTFLVLFQNNLEIRPGGGYIGSFGILKVKNGQIQEIQTHDLSNFDARIPDTFEPPYPMKETLRISSWKLRDSNFSPDFPTNAKKAEEFYHLGKGEEQFDAVIAITSNVLTSVLKVTGPVQIEDYPGTYDSENAVISLEYQVEKGYAQQGIEKGERKSVMNLLAAEISKRVSGFNSTQKLELAKIILEDLKKKDIQLYFKNSDLQKSAEETNWAGAVDQNWSKDYLMTVDANLGAYKSDYYVKRLVDYSIDLTQEKPVAHLRITYNHTAKQKDFMTRDYLTYLRVYVPDGSWLTNWQGADSDPKFGTEFGKKFFGAIVKVPLGQSKTVELTYTLPENVKNEYDLKIQKQAGINDVPIQLHITDSSGIKNDYSFTINSDIVLNNQK